Part of the Deltaproteobacteria bacterium genome is shown below.
GTTCCGGTTTCCGGGGGGCACCCGGCAAGGCCGAGAGCAGCCCTGCACGACACTTCAGGACCGCCCTCGGCCAGATTATCAATTTCTTTTACACCTTGCAGGGCGAGGCCGCAGGAGCACAGGCCTTTTCAAACTTTGATACCCTTTTGGCCCCCTTTATTCGCTGTGACGGCCTCAGCTACAAAGAGGTCAAGCAGGCATTGCAGGAATTCGTTTTTAACGTAAATGTGCCCACACGTGTTGGTTTTCAGACCCCCTTCACCAATGTTACGCTCGATCTGCAGCCGCCTGTCACGCTGGCTCAGGAAAATGTCATCATCGGCGGCGAGCCGCAAAGAGAGATCTATGCGGATTTTCAGCACGAAATGACCATGTTCAACAGCGCATTCCTTGAGGTGTTGGCAGAGGGTGATGCGAGAGACCGGGTCTTTACTTTCCCCATACCCACTTACAACATCGATCCCGGCTTCAACTGGGAAGCTCCGGGCCTGGAGCGGCTGTGGGAAGTCACGGCAAAATACGGCATTCCCTATTTTGCAAACTACGTGAACTCAGACATGTCGCCTGATGATGCCAGGTCGATGTGCTGCCGCCTGCGGCTGGACCTGCGTTCCCTTGAAAGGCGCGGCGGCGGGTTGTTCGGCGCTAATCCGTTGACCGGGTCTATCGGCGTGGTGACCATCAACATGACGCGCCTTGGCTACCTGTCCACTGGCGAAGACGACTTCTTCCGGCGTCTCGAACGGCTGATGGAGACTGCCAGGACGAGTCTTGAGACCAAACGCAAGGTGCTGGAGAATTTTACAGACAAGGGCCTCTATCCCTATACGAAATTTTATCTGCGCAATGTCAAGCAACATCAAGGCCAATACTGGTACAACCACTTTTCAACAATTGGTTTAACCGGAATGAATGAGGCCTGCCTCAACATGCTGGGCTGCGATATAGGAGCAAAAGAAGGTCTGGCCTTTGCCATCAGGGTCCTTGATTTCATGCGGGAGAAGCTCCGCCAGTTTCAGGAAGAGACCGGATATTATTATAACCTGGAGGCGACCCCTGCAGAAGGCGCGGCTTATCGCTTTGCCAAGCTGGACAGGGAGCGTTATCCTGATATCCTCAGCGCCAGCGAGGGGATAGCCGGTTCGAAACCCTTTTACACCAACTCAACACAGCTTCCGGTCAACTATACAGACGACATCTTCAGGGTGCTTGACCTGCAGGACGAGTTGCAGTCGCGATACACCGGCGGCACGGTTCTGCACATCTTCCTCGGAGAGGCCGCAGCCGACCCGCAGGCCGTGAAGGCATTTGTCCGCAAGGTCTGCGAAAACTATCGCCTGCCTTATTTCACTCTTACGCCGACATTTTCAGTCTGTCCCGCACATGGCTACCTTCTGGGCGAACAACACTGCTGCCCGAAGTGCGGCAAGGAGACGGAAGTCTATTCCCGCGTCGTCGGATACCTGCGGCCGGTCGGACAGTGGAACGAGGGCAAGCAGGCAGAATTTTCCTTGCGTAGTTATTATCATATATAAGAAATATGAGAGATTCATCGTGCGAATCGGCGGCCTGAATCCATTCAGCCTCAGCGACTTTCCAGGCCATGTGGCAGCGGTGGTTTTCACGCAGGGCTGTAATTTCCGCTGCCCGTATTGCCACAACGGCTCTCTGATTCCCATGGACCCTGCGACTGGCACCCTGATTCCCATGGAAGAGGTCTTTCGGTTTCTGGATATGCGGCGCGGACAACTAAATGGTGTGGCCGTAAGTGGCGGGGAACCAACACTGCAGCCTGATATTTCATCGTTTCTTCATCGCATCAGACTGATGGATTACCGGATCAAGCTGGATACAAACGGCAGCCGTCCGGAAGTCCTGGCCGGGTTGCTTGAGGAAGTCCTGGTGGACTTCATCGCCATGGACATCAAGGCCCCGTTTGGGCTTTACGACCGCCTGACCGGTGTACTTGCACCTGTAGAGCAACTGGAAAAAAGCATGGCGCTGATTGCCCAAAGCGGCATAGATCACGAGTTCCGGACAACGGTGGTAAAGCCTCTGTTGTCTGAGGAAGATCTGCAGGCAATCCGGTCGATGGTACCGCAGGGGTCAAGACATCGTCTTCAGGAATTCCGGCCCGAGAACGCCCTTGACCCTGTGTTTCGGGTTGCCGCTTCAGATCATCACCGATTTTCATTCAATGAATTCCAGCCCTGGACCGTTACCTGAAATTAGGGGTATTTATCTGTATGAAAATCAGTGATCATTTAAGCGATTAAATGATATGCGGCAGGAAACCGTAATTCCTATAGATCTTTTGGGCAGACGGTGAAGTAATAAAATCCAGAAACATTCCGGCATTATCAGGGTGCGGGGCATTTTTTAATTTGCATATATAATAATTCGTCCTGTCTCTCTGATCGATTCCTTCACCGGGCTCAACCACATCAAACTCGATGCCGGATGACCTTGCATGTATTGCTTCCGTTACCCATACGGGCCCCGCGTCAACCGTCTTTTTTACAATGCGCAGCGGGGTCTCCCTGTGGTGAACGACCGTAAAAATCGTCGTTCCTTCGGCACGCTTTTCCTCCATTATGCGACGGACAAGCCTGTCCCCGCCCGCCCGCCTGTACATATCCATAATCAGGAAGGCAATATCCTCGTTT
Proteins encoded:
- a CDS encoding ribonucleoside triphosphate reductase (Catalyzes the reduction of nucleoside 5'-triphosphates to 2'-deoxynucleoside 5'-triphosphates) gives rise to the protein MTTVIEHHQEAISITGYIGLTQIRKRDQRLVPFESSKITSAILKAGRATGEFSEDTARRLTIRVIGLAQMVFLDTVPTVEEIQDMVEEVLLASPFKRTAKAYILYRDRHASIREMVEKADLDLIERYLERLDWKVRENSNMAYSLQGLNNYISSEVSKTYWLSKIYTPEVREAHTSGALHLHDLGLLSVYCVGWDLHDLLRSGFRGAPGKAESSPARHFRTALGQIINFFYTLQGEAAGAQAFSNFDTLLAPFIRCDGLSYKEVKQALQEFVFNVNVPTRVGFQTPFTNVTLDLQPPVTLAQENVIIGGEPQREIYADFQHEMTMFNSAFLEVLAEGDARDRVFTFPIPTYNIDPGFNWEAPGLERLWEVTAKYGIPYFANYVNSDMSPDDARSMCCRLRLDLRSLERRGGGLFGANPLTGSIGVVTINMTRLGYLSTGEDDFFRRLERLMETARTSLETKRKVLENFTDKGLYPYTKFYLRNVKQHQGQYWYNHFSTIGLTGMNEACLNMLGCDIGAKEGLAFAIRVLDFMREKLRQFQEETGYYYNLEATPAEGAAYRFAKLDRERYPDILSASEGIAGSKPFYTNSTQLPVNYTDDIFRVLDLQDELQSRYTGGTVLHIFLGEAAADPQAVKAFVRKVCENYRLPYFTLTPTFSVCPAHGYLLGEQHCCPKCGKETEVYSRVVGYLRPVGQWNEGKQAEFSLRSYYHI
- a CDS encoding molybdenum ABC transporter substrate-binding protein → MAGNQFMAMEEIISAFQKEYPDIKNIFYETLPPGLELKQILSGGAVFGGKTLDIYPDIYTSVNEKAMKMLEQSGHIDKGDYHLYLHNRLTLMVVKENPAGIHSVMDLARDDVRISQPDPENEDIAFLIMDMYRRAGGDRLVRRIMEEKRAEGTTIFTVVHHRETPLRIVKKTVDAGPVWVTEAIHARSSGIEFDVVEPGEGIDQRDRTNYYICKLKNAPHPDNAGMFLDFITSPSAQKIYRNYGFLPHII
- a CDS encoding anaerobic ribonucleoside-triphosphate reductase activating protein, translating into MRIGGLNPFSLSDFPGHVAAVVFTQGCNFRCPYCHNGSLIPMDPATGTLIPMEEVFRFLDMRRGQLNGVAVSGGEPTLQPDISSFLHRIRLMDYRIKLDTNGSRPEVLAGLLEEVLVDFIAMDIKAPFGLYDRLTGVLAPVEQLEKSMALIAQSGIDHEFRTTVVKPLLSEEDLQAIRSMVPQGSRHRLQEFRPENALDPVFRVAASDHHRFSFNEFQPWTVT